The genomic interval GAAGTAAGCAGACGGTCGCCGGCCGCCTGGCCGAGCGTGTCGTTCACCTGGCGGAAGCGGTCGCAGTTCAGGAACAGCAGGGCGAGACCATGTCCGCGCGCGCTGTCCTGGGCGGCACGGTCGAGCAGCAGTTGCACCTGCTCGCGCGCGGCGCCGCGGTTCGGCAGGCGCGTGAGGGCGTCGGTGCGGGCCGCGCTGCGCAGGCGGCGGCGCAGGGTTTCCTGCTCGCGCTCGATTTCGAGGGTGGCGTCGGTAATGGCTACCATCAAGCGCTGCTGGTCGAGCTTCAGGAGGCTGATCGACAGCACTTGCGGCGCACCCGGCGCCCGGGTGCTGCCTACCGGGACGCGCAGCGCCTCGCAGACCACGCCGGAGGGCGCATCGAAGCCGGCGGCCAGCTGGCGTAACTGGGGCGCGTTCGGCTCGAGCAGGGCGAACAGGTTGTCGAGGTCGCCGTTCGGCGCGAGCGGCATCAGCAGGTTCGAGGCCATCGGGTTGAGCATTTCCACCACCCCGTCCAGGCCCGTCTGGACGAGCCCGATCGGCGCCCGGTACAGGAACTGGACGAGCGTTTCGTAGGCATCGATATGGTCAACCTGCATGGCGGCTTCGCTGTGGCGTGTTTTCATGGAAGGTCAGGTCGGCGTGCCAGGCGGCGACGCGGTTGCGTCCGCCGGACTTGGCGTGATACAGGGCCTGGTCGGCCCGCTTGAGGAGGGCGTCGATGCTGCGGGCATCGCTGGCCGCGGCGCCGACAGGGACGGCGTCGAGGACGGCCACGCCGGCGCTGACCGTGTAGGCGATCTCGACGCCGTCGGCCAGTACCAGGCGCGTCGCCACGGCCGCGCGCAGACGCTCGGCAATCGCCAGCGCCTGGGCCAGGCCGGTCGAGGGCAGCAGCACCGCGAACTCTTCGCCGCCCAGGCGCGCCACGGTGTCGACCGCGCGGAAGGTCTCGCGCAGGGCACCCGCCAGGTCGCACAGGACGCGGTCGCCGGCCGGGTGGCCGTAGCGGTCGTTGATCTGCTTG from Massilia sp. Se16.2.3 carries:
- a CDS encoding GGDEF domain-containing protein translates to MVFDADHFKQINDRYGHPAGDRVLCDLAGALRETFRAVDTVARLGGEEFAVLLPSTGLAQALAIAERLRAAVATRLVLADGVEIAYTVSAGVAVLDAVPVGAAASDARSIDALLKRADQALYHAKSGGRNRVAAWHADLTFHENTPQRSRHAG